In the genome of Thermodesulfobacteriota bacterium, the window TCGCAGGGCTTTTGGATGAAGCGATCGGCCCCGATCTTCAGGGCAAAGGCCTCGTCTTCCGGACCGGTGTAGGTGGCCGTATAGACGACGAAGGGGATATCCCTGAGCGCCTCCTCTCCCCTCATCCGGCGGCAGAGTTCAAAACCGTCCATGACGGGCATGAGGATGTCGCTGATGACCAGGTGAATCTCTTCCTGTTTGAGCACTTCAGGGGCCTCTTCCCCATTCGAAGCCGTCCTCACTTCGTATCCGTTCCCCTTGAGAAGGACTTCGAGAAGGTACCGGCTCTCCTCCTTGTCATCGACGATCAGAATCTTTCTCATGGTCATCTCCTGGGCCAACCCTTTTCCCTCACCTTGGGGTCAGATATCTCTTGACCTCTTCCACGAAGGTATCAGGGTCGATGGGCTTCTCGATATAACCGTCCGCCCCCGCCGCAAGGATCCTCTCCCGATCCCCTGGCATGGCGTAAGAAGTAACCGCAATGATGGGAATTGCTCTTAAGGTATCATAGGTCTTCAATTCCGCAGCGACCCGATACCCATCCATCTCCGGAAGTTGGATGTCAAGGAGGATGGCCGCGGGTCGATGTTTCAAGGCCAACTCAATCCCCGTCCGTCCCTCTCTGGCTTCGATCACCTCGAAGCCGCTCTTCTCCAGTAGAAAACGCATCAGATAGAGGTTCTGTTCATTGTCCTCGATGACGAGGAGCGCTTTGTTCATCCCTTCCTCCTGACTTGGGAAGCCGAACCGTGAAGGTGCTACCCTGACCGAACTGACTTGCGACCTGAATGGACCCTCCCATTATTTCAACCAATCTTTTTGAGATGGAGAGACCGAGGCCTGTGCCTTCGTACTTCCTCGTCAATCCGGTATCGATCTGGCGGAAAGGCTCGAAGATATGCTCCATCTCCTCGGGGCGCATCCCGATCCCCGTGTCCCGAACCGACACAAGATACCCATCCCCATCCCGCAAGCAAGACACCTTTACCTCTCCCTTCTCGGTAAATTTCACCGCATTGTTGAGTAAATTGAGAAGAACCTGTTCAAAACGGCGTTGGTCGGTCTTGAGGGCCCCGACCTCATCTGAAACCTCGAGGGTGAGCCTCAGTCCCTTCTTCTCCGCCAGCGGTGCGACCATGTTCACGATCTTCTCCAGGGAGTTTTTCAGATCGAAGGTCGACGAGGAGAGGGTCAACTGGCCGGCCTCGATCTTTGAGATGTCCAGAATATCGTTGATCAGGGCCAAGAGATGGCGGGCACTGGTCTGAACCATGGTCAGTTGTTTCTGCTGTTCTTCGTTCAGGGGACCGGCCAACCCCTGGAGGAGAATCCCCGTAAAACCGATGATCGAGTTGAGAGGGGTGCGAAGTTCGTGGGACATGGTGGCCAAAAAGGCCGATTTGAGGCGGTCGGCCTCCTGCGCTCGCTTCATCGCCTCGGCCAGTTCCGCCGTCCGATTCTCGATCCTCTGCTCCATCTCCTCGTTGGCCCTTCGAAGCTCCTGGGTTTTGACATTGACCTGATGTTTTAAA includes:
- a CDS encoding ATP-binding protein; this translates as MLFYLSPSTSYARDRRTLVVGIYENPPKVFLSGTGKPAGIFVDIIEHIAKSEGWKVRYVPGTWAEGLARLARGEIDLMPDVAYSSEREKLYSFHKVPVLSSWFQVYAPKDSGIRSIVDLDGRKVAVLEGSIQHDAFKGLIESFGFSVILMTFPDYKTLFQKVKEGKADAAVSHRFHAHRYARSFGLEDTAVIFQPTTLFFAAPKRGYDDLLETLDDYLLALKKDPKSIYYQSLKQWVGEEVRFRIPSWVKMAVLGMGLVLFFSVTGSLLLKHQVNVKTQELRRANEEMEQRIENRTAELAEAMKRAQEADRLKSAFLATMSHELRTPLNSIIGFTGILLQGLAGPLNEEQQKQLTMVQTSARHLLALINDILDISKIEAGQLTLSSSTFDLKNSLEKIVNMVAPLAEKKGLRLTLEVSDEVGALKTDQRRFEQVLLNLLNNAVKFTEKGEVKVSCLRDGDGYLVSVRDTGIGMRPEEMEHIFEPFRQIDTGLTRKYEGTGLGLSISKRLVEIMGGSIQVASQFGQGSTFTVRLPKSGGRDEQSAPRHRGQ
- a CDS encoding response regulator produces the protein MNKALLVIEDNEQNLYLMRFLLEKSGFEVIEAREGRTGIELALKHRPAAILLDIQLPEMDGYRVAAELKTYDTLRAIPIIAVTSYAMPGDRERILAAGADGYIEKPIDPDTFVEEVKRYLTPR